From one Methanobrevibacter woesei genomic stretch:
- a CDS encoding triphosphoribosyl-dephospho-CoA synthase — MDSEKIAKIAQIASCLEVSGYPKPGNVHRTRDFDDMVFEDFLISGVVIGDTIRKAASSVDANYPENAQMGKYILEAVKETDNWIANNTNLGIVMLLVPISCAAAISNSFDEIRENVVKLMAATTVDDAIDLYDAINIADAGGMGDQDEYDVASENAKEELRENNQTMYDVLKISAPWDRLASELTTDMPTCFDIGFKTYSEVKNNDSLNRASVLTFLTILSQVPDTLISRKYGDEKAGEVSNQTEDLLKFKDDNDFSDKLDEFDNYLFENKLNPGTTADLTAASIMLSFLASEFDS, encoded by the coding sequence ATGGACTCAGAAAAAATAGCTAAAATAGCTCAAATTGCATCCTGTCTTGAAGTTAGTGGATATCCAAAACCTGGAAATGTTCATAGAACTCGTGATTTTGATGATATGGTCTTTGAAGACTTTTTAATAAGTGGAGTTGTAATTGGAGATACAATCAGAAAAGCAGCATCTTCTGTTGATGCAAATTATCCTGAAAATGCTCAAATGGGAAAATACATCTTAGAAGCAGTTAAAGAAACTGATAACTGGATTGCAAATAACACTAATCTTGGAATTGTAATGTTGCTTGTCCCTATATCCTGTGCAGCAGCTATCAGTAATTCCTTTGATGAAATCAGAGAGAATGTTGTTAAATTAATGGCAGCCACTACTGTTGATGATGCTATTGATTTGTATGATGCTATAAACATTGCTGATGCTGGTGGAATGGGCGATCAGGATGAGTATGATGTAGCCAGTGAAAATGCAAAAGAGGAGTTAAGAGAAAACAATCAAACAATGTATGATGTTTTAAAAATCTCAGCTCCATGGGATAGACTAGCTAGTGAATTAACTACAGACATGCCAACATGCTTTGATATAGGTTTTAAAACATATTCTGAAGTTAAAAATAATGATTCCTTAAATAGGGCTTCAGTTTTAACTTTCCTGACTATTTTATCTCAAGTTCCTGACACTTTAATTTCTAGAAAGTATGGGGATGAGAAAGCTGGTGAAGTATCTAATCAAACTGAAGATTTGCTTAAATTTAAAGATGATAATGACTTTTCAGATAAATTAGATGAATTTGATAATTATTTATTTGAAAATAAGTTAAATCCTGGAACAACTGCTGATTTGACTGCTGCATCTATTATGCTTAGTTTTTTAGCTAGTGAATTTGACAGCTAA
- the acs gene encoding acetate--CoA ligase alpha subunit → MRDLNKIFKPDSVAVIGASNTPGKVGYIIVDNMVSGGYQGKIYPVNPNADGEIQGLKAYANIKDIPDKVDLVIMSIPAVFVNDSVRDCGEAGVENMVVISAGFKEIGEEGAKLEEELTALGEEYGINIIGPNSLGTTDSHTPLNSSFSQMMPPAGNIAFISQSGAMMVAILDWSVRSGIGFSKVISLGNKAGVTETELMKYLADDPETAVIICYLESISEDDDFINSMRETAAKKPIIILKSGSSSAGAEAASSHTGALAGSDLAFDTAFKQSGILRVETMADLFDLGLAFSKAPLPTGPNVAIITNAGGGGVVTVDAMEKAGLKLVQFDDETKARLRECIPDEGSANNPIDVLGDAPVQRYKESLDIVLEDDQVDSLIIMVCPTASADPDGIAKVILEAEKKFTKPIMVVNMGGPSFDNANDMLRANNVPTYVFPETAVKALEAMTRYARVEERNYTDCVSNIEGTNKEEVAKIFAKVKEDGRDTLLGSEAYAVADAYGISAAPIKLATSASDAGDLAEEMEFPVVLKIASDKILHKSDIGGVKVGIENREEAEAAYDEIIANAKKAHPDIIPDGVEVQKMMPSGQEVLVGMVKDRQFGPMIAFGMGGIYVNLIEDVSFKLAKGLTCDEIDEQIENTKVATLLKGYRGEAPCDIEEVKEAIKRVAKLTIDFPEISELDINPIFVYEEGSSALDVKIKLD, encoded by the coding sequence ATGAGAGATCTTAATAAGATATTTAAACCTGATTCTGTGGCTGTTATTGGTGCTTCCAATACTCCAGGTAAAGTAGGGTATATCATTGTAGATAATATGGTATCTGGAGGATACCAAGGTAAAATATATCCTGTAAATCCTAATGCAGATGGTGAAATTCAAGGATTAAAAGCTTATGCAAATATTAAGGATATCCCAGATAAGGTTGACTTAGTGATTATGTCTATTCCAGCAGTCTTTGTAAATGACTCAGTTAGAGACTGTGGTGAAGCTGGCGTAGAAAATATGGTTGTAATTAGTGCTGGTTTCAAAGAAATTGGTGAAGAAGGTGCAAAATTAGAAGAAGAATTAACTGCACTTGGTGAAGAATATGGAATAAACATTATCGGTCCAAACAGTTTAGGAACAACTGATTCTCACACTCCATTAAACTCTTCATTCTCACAAATGATGCCTCCTGCAGGAAACATTGCATTTATTTCCCAAAGTGGTGCAATGATGGTAGCTATTCTTGATTGGAGTGTAAGATCTGGAATTGGATTCAGTAAAGTAATTAGTCTTGGTAACAAAGCAGGTGTAACTGAAACTGAATTAATGAAATATCTTGCAGATGACCCAGAAACTGCAGTAATTATCTGTTACTTAGAATCAATTAGTGAAGATGATGACTTCATCAACTCTATGAGAGAAACTGCAGCTAAAAAACCTATTATCATTCTTAAATCTGGTTCAAGTAGTGCAGGAGCAGAAGCTGCATCCTCACACACAGGTGCATTAGCTGGTAGTGACTTAGCATTCGATACTGCATTTAAACAATCTGGAATCTTACGTGTAGAAACCATGGCTGACTTATTTGACTTAGGTTTAGCATTTTCCAAAGCACCATTACCAACTGGTCCTAATGTAGCTATTATTACCAATGCTGGTGGTGGAGGAGTAGTAACTGTAGATGCTATGGAAAAAGCAGGATTAAAACTTGTTCAATTTGATGATGAAACTAAAGCAAGATTAAGAGAATGTATTCCTGATGAAGGAAGTGCAAACAACCCTATTGATGTATTAGGTGATGCACCAGTACAAAGATATAAAGAATCTTTAGATATTGTTCTTGAAGATGATCAAGTAGACAGTTTAATCATTATGGTTTGTCCTACTGCTTCAGCTGATCCTGATGGAATTGCAAAAGTAATTTTAGAAGCTGAGAAAAAATTCACCAAACCAATTATGGTTGTAAACATGGGTGGACCATCCTTTGACAATGCAAATGACATGCTTAGAGCAAACAATGTACCAACCTATGTTTTCCCTGAAACTGCAGTAAAAGCACTTGAAGCAATGACAAGATATGCACGTGTAGAAGAAAGGAACTACACTGACTGTGTATCTAACATTGAAGGTACCAATAAAGAAGAAGTAGCTAAAATCTTCGCTAAAGTTAAAGAAGATGGAAGAGACACTTTACTTGGTAGTGAAGCTTATGCTGTTGCTGATGCATATGGAATCTCTGCAGCTCCAATTAAACTTGCAACCTCAGCTAGTGATGCAGGAGACTTAGCAGAAGAAATGGAATTCCCAGTTGTATTAAAAATTGCATCTGACAAAATACTTCACAAATCCGATATTGGTGGTGTAAAAGTAGGAATTGAAAACAGAGAAGAAGCAGAAGCAGCTTATGATGAAATTATAGCTAATGCTAAGAAAGCTCACCCTGATATCATTCCTGATGGTGTAGAAGTACAAAAAATGATGCCATCTGGACAAGAAGTATTAGTTGGTATGGTAAAAGACAGACAATTCGGTCCAATGATTGCATTTGGTATGGGTGGAATCTATGTTAACCTTATTGAAGATGTATCCTTCAAATTAGCTAAAGGATTAACCTGTGATGAAATCGATGAACAAATTGAAAACACTAAAGTAGCTACTTTACTTAAAGGTTACAGAGGAGAAGCTCCTTGTGACATTGAAGAAGTAAAAGAAGCTATTAAAAGAGTAGCTAAATTAACTATTGATTTCCCAGAAATATCTGAATTAGATATTAACCCTATCTTTGTTTACGAAGAAGGATCAAGTGCACTTGACGTAAAAATTAAACTTGATTAA
- the hemB gene encoding porphobilinogen synthase, with protein MYFPITRMRRLRKTEEIRNIVRETKLNKEDLIYPIYFKEALKGNEKEPITSMPGEFRYSLDSGVEFAKHLEEKGLKSIIVFGVPLENTKDKIATPAFKEDGIVQKAIARLKEETNLVVISDVCLCQYTSHGHCGLIVENENTDFGLEILNDESLEYIAKVAVSHAKAGADIVAPSDMMDGRVDAIREALDSEGFENVAIMSYSAKYASAFYEPFREAACSSPGLGHRKSYQMDPANAREAIRECELDVAEGADFLMVKPALPYLDIVRMVKDEFNLPLVAYNVSGEYSMIMAAIEKGYLTERAISESLLSIKRAGADLIITNFAPYVLENDLIE; from the coding sequence ATGTATTTTCCAATTACAAGAATGAGAAGACTTAGAAAAACTGAAGAAATTAGAAATATTGTACGTGAAACTAAACTTAATAAAGAAGATTTAATCTATCCAATTTACTTTAAAGAAGCTCTTAAAGGAAATGAAAAAGAGCCTATTACATCAATGCCTGGTGAATTTAGATACTCTCTTGATTCTGGAGTTGAATTTGCAAAACATCTTGAAGAAAAAGGTTTAAAATCAATTATTGTATTTGGTGTTCCTTTAGAAAATACAAAAGATAAAATTGCCACTCCTGCATTTAAAGAAGATGGAATTGTTCAGAAAGCTATTGCAAGACTTAAAGAGGAAACTAACCTTGTTGTAATAAGTGATGTATGTCTTTGCCAATATACTTCTCATGGTCATTGCGGTTTGATTGTTGAAAATGAGAATACAGACTTTGGTCTTGAAATATTAAATGATGAATCATTAGAATATATTGCAAAAGTAGCTGTTTCCCATGCAAAAGCAGGAGCAGATATAGTAGCACCTTCTGATATGATGGATGGTAGAGTAGATGCAATTAGGGAAGCTCTTGACAGTGAAGGATTTGAAAATGTTGCAATAATGTCTTATTCAGCTAAATATGCATCTGCATTTTATGAACCATTTAGAGAAGCAGCTTGTTCTTCTCCAGGATTAGGGCATCGTAAAAGTTATCAGATGGATCCTGCAAATGCACGTGAAGCAATCCGTGAATGTGAATTGGATGTTGCTGAAGGAGCAGACTTTTTAATGGTTAAACCGGCTCTTCCTTACTTGGATATTGTACGCATGGTTAAAGATGAATTTAATCTTCCTTTAGTTGCATATAATGTAAGTGGGGAATATTCTATGATTATGGCAGCTATTGAAAAAGGATACTTAACAGAAAGAGCAATATCTGAATCTTTACTTTCAATAAAAAGAGCAGGTGCTGATTTAATTATAACTAACTTTGCACCATATGTGCTTGAAAATGATTTAATTGAATAA
- the aroC gene encoding chorismate synthase, protein MVNTIGRKFSITSFGSSHGKAIGAVVDGCPANLPLSEEDIQIELNKRRPGTSSVTTPRNESDQVQILSGIFEGKTDGTPIAGVVFNKDQHSKDYSMFKDTPRPGHGDYAWMEKYGNYDYNGGGRGSGRVTIGHVIGGAIAKKLLKTRNIDIVAHVTEIGNIKSKEHDFDTIKENVEKNVVRCGDLKAASEMEELILSKKAEGESVGGVVEVIAKGIPAGLGEPVFGKLDGEIANILMSIGAVKGVEIGRGFEVSNLVGSQNNDEYYIENKKVFTKTNNSGGIIGGMSNGMPIVARIAVKPTPSISKKQDSVNICEMENEKISIKGRHDPCICPRVTVVAESSLAIVLADHMLQSGFIHPSNLDKQ, encoded by the coding sequence ATGGTAAATACAATTGGAAGAAAATTTTCTATTACAAGTTTTGGATCAAGTCATGGAAAAGCTATTGGAGCTGTAGTTGATGGATGTCCAGCAAATCTTCCTTTAAGTGAGGAAGATATTCAAATTGAGCTAAATAAAAGAAGACCTGGAACTAGTTCGGTTACAACTCCAAGAAATGAATCTGACCAAGTCCAAATATTATCTGGAATTTTCGAAGGTAAAACAGATGGCACTCCAATTGCAGGAGTTGTTTTTAACAAAGACCAGCATTCTAAAGATTATTCAATGTTTAAAGACACCCCTCGTCCAGGACATGGCGATTATGCATGGATGGAGAAATACGGCAACTACGACTACAATGGAGGTGGCCGTGGAAGTGGAAGAGTAACCATTGGCCATGTGATTGGAGGAGCAATAGCTAAAAAACTCTTAAAAACCCGGAATATTGATATTGTAGCACATGTTACAGAGATTGGAAATATAAAATCCAAAGAACATGACTTCGACACCATCAAAGAGAATGTGGAGAAAAATGTTGTTCGCTGTGGAGATTTAAAAGCAGCTAGTGAAATGGAAGAACTAATTCTCTCTAAAAAAGCAGAAGGTGAATCTGTTGGGGGTGTTGTTGAAGTAATAGCTAAAGGCATTCCTGCAGGGCTTGGCGAACCAGTATTTGGAAAGTTAGATGGAGAAATAGCTAACATCTTAATGAGCATCGGGGCTGTTAAAGGTGTTGAAATTGGCCGTGGATTTGAAGTGAGCAATTTAGTTGGTAGTCAAAACAACGATGAATATTATATAGAAAATAAAAAAGTATTTACCAAAACCAACAATTCCGGCGGAATAATCGGAGGAATGAGTAATGGAATGCCAATTGTTGCAAGAATAGCTGTAAAACCAACTCCTTCCATATCAAAAAAACAGGATTCAGTAAATATCTGTGAAATGGAAAATGAAAAAATAAGTATAAAAGGAAGGCATGACCCATGTATCTGTCCTAGAGTAACAGTAGTTGCAGAATCTAGCTTAGCTATTGTTCTTGCAGACCATATGTTACAATCAGGTTTTATCCATCCTTCCAATCTAGATAAACAGTAA
- a CDS encoding MBL fold metallo-hydrolase — protein MKITFLGTGGGRFSTISQRRMTGGFRIDNLNGINLHVDPGPGALVRTYQFGLDPRNLSGVFISHAHTDHYTDAEVLIEAMTRGMTKENGVIIGSESVFNGFKDWGPCISNYHKSKSENVVLKPGDVKKLPKFSIKGTKTIHGDPTGVGFQIRTKNINISYTTDTQYFDDLASYHEGADIFISSVIRPGSQSIRGHLCSDSFIKLLKEIKPKLAIMTHFGLKMLSDNPVVEAKKISDASGVKTLAAFDGMALDVNFRRPDKSVISSLKDENSFLYRREKQNTYQSSLRAHENDELTIGKSKFDKGTTIKKDFTLSKR, from the coding sequence ATGAAAATTACATTTTTAGGAACTGGTGGTGGAAGATTCTCAACTATCAGTCAACGCCGTATGACTGGTGGTTTTAGAATTGATAATCTAAATGGTATTAATTTACATGTAGATCCAGGTCCTGGTGCATTAGTGAGAACCTATCAGTTTGGTCTTGATCCAAGAAATCTCAGCGGTGTTTTCATTTCTCATGCCCATACTGACCATTATACTGATGCAGAGGTTCTTATTGAAGCAATGACAAGGGGTATGACTAAAGAAAATGGAGTTATAATAGGTAGTGAAAGTGTCTTCAATGGTTTTAAGGATTGGGGGCCTTGCATTTCTAATTACCATAAAAGCAAATCTGAAAATGTTGTCCTAAAACCAGGTGATGTTAAAAAATTACCTAAGTTTTCCATTAAGGGAACTAAAACAATTCATGGTGACCCTACAGGTGTGGGATTTCAGATAAGAACTAAAAATATCAATATTTCCTACACTACAGATACACAATACTTTGATGATTTAGCTAGTTATCATGAAGGTGCTGATATCTTTATTTCAAGTGTCATTAGACCGGGTAGTCAGTCAATTCGTGGTCATTTATGTTCAGATTCTTTTATTAAATTGTTAAAAGAGATCAAACCAAAACTTGCTATTATGACTCATTTCGGATTAAAGATGTTATCTGATAATCCAGTTGTTGAAGCTAAAAAAATAAGTGATGCTTCTGGTGTTAAAACATTAGCTGCTTTTGATGGTATGGCTTTGGATGTTAACTTTAGAAGACCAGATAAATCTGTAATATCTTCACTTAAAGATGAAAACTCCTTTTTATACAGGAGAGAAAAACAGAATACTTACCAATCATCACTTAGAGCTCATGAAAATGATGAACTGACAATTGGTAAATCTAAATTTGATAAAGGAACCACTATTAAGAAGGATTTCACTTTATCAAAAAGATAA
- a CDS encoding MJ0548 connectase family domain-containing protein — protein MSLIIAYVGKKGCVMASDKRKIAYFGNKENLEALESELYNGEIATDEELYKRAKDFDISIKISDDGNKIDTVGNTVMGEVASKGAFETKRRRIYGTTNGYQIIEIIGSEIVSRSAGEKAIIIFGNNFAKKEAEALISKKWKSTLSLKYMGDIFKEIINEVSQKTPTLGDKFDVLIQQPKFTADEAQKYLNETIDQDVKVLAKIRQKLQEDLIEKSREIELASKIINEGDIGEVSSIEGNMLQVTLNDKTQAFDNNWRQLAKPKGKVIMFCETDDVKIGDKVVIENENLCLEKNKSNLSCNIILCNL, from the coding sequence ATGAGTTTAATTATTGCTTATGTTGGTAAAAAAGGCTGTGTAATGGCTAGTGATAAAAGAAAAATTGCTTATTTTGGAAATAAAGAAAATTTAGAAGCTTTAGAATCTGAACTTTACAATGGTGAAATAGCTACTGATGAAGAGTTATATAAAAGAGCAAAAGACTTTGACATCAGTATCAAAATATCTGATGATGGTAATAAAATTGACACTGTTGGAAATACTGTAATGGGTGAAGTTGCTTCTAAAGGTGCTTTTGAAACAAAAAGAAGAAGAATCTATGGAACTACAAATGGTTATCAAATCATTGAAATCATTGGTTCTGAAATTGTTTCACGTAGTGCTGGTGAAAAAGCCATTATCATATTTGGTAATAACTTTGCAAAAAAAGAAGCTGAAGCTTTAATTTCTAAAAAATGGAAATCTACTTTAAGTTTAAAATATATGGGTGATATATTTAAAGAGATTATCAATGAAGTTTCCCAGAAAACCCCTACTTTGGGAGATAAATTTGATGTTTTAATCCAACAGCCTAAATTCACTGCAGATGAAGCTCAAAAATATTTAAATGAAACTATTGATCAAGATGTTAAAGTATTAGCTAAAATTAGGCAAAAACTACAAGAAGATTTAATTGAAAAATCTAGAGAGATTGAACTAGCTTCAAAAATTATAAATGAAGGGGATATTGGTGAAGTAAGTTCAATTGAGGGTAATATGTTACAAGTTACACTAAATGATAAGACTCAGGCTTTTGATAACAACTGGAGGCAACTTGCAAAACCTAAAGGGAAAGTTATAATGTTTTGCGAGACCGACGATGTTAAAATTGGAGATAAAGTTGTTATTGAAAATGAAAACTTATGTTTAGAAAAGAATAAGTCTAATCTTTCTTGTAATATTATTTTATGTAATTTGTAG
- a CDS encoding endonuclease III domain-containing protein: MCQEINDIYNTLTETYSHLDWWPTGSYKSLDIDKSKYLVEVDDSYPEEYIDQFEIIMGTILTQNTTWVSVDRALANLALYTDFNPNNILDFINNDADKFKQLIKPSGYFNQKTIYLKNIAEFFIELNGRTPTRKEVLAVKGVGNETADSILLYAFGEKEFVVDAYTKRIFSYLGFIKETATYHQVKKLFEENFQGDVDDYKQYHALIVEHAKNYYKKKPYGVNDNILNKFKR; the protein is encoded by the coding sequence ATGTGTCAAGAAATAAATGATATTTATAATACATTAACTGAAACTTATTCTCACCTTGACTGGTGGCCAACTGGTTCTTATAAATCATTAGATATTGATAAAAGCAAATATTTAGTGGAAGTTGATGATAGTTATCCTGAAGAATATATAGATCAATTTGAAATTATTATGGGAACTATCTTAACTCAAAACACTACCTGGGTAAGTGTGGATAGGGCATTAGCTAACTTGGCATTATACACAGATTTTAATCCGAATAATATTTTAGATTTCATTAATAATGACGCTGATAAATTTAAACAGTTGATAAAACCTTCTGGTTATTTCAATCAAAAAACAATTTATCTTAAAAATATTGCAGAGTTCTTCATTGAGCTGAATGGTAGAACACCAACAAGAAAGGAAGTTTTGGCAGTAAAAGGTGTAGGTAATGAAACTGCAGATTCTATTTTGCTTTATGCTTTTGGTGAAAAAGAATTTGTTGTAGATGCATATACAAAAAGAATATTCTCATATTTGGGATTTATTAAGGAAACTGCAACATATCATCAGGTTAAAAAGCTATTTGAAGAGAATTTCCAAGGAGATGTAGATGATTATAAGCAATACCATGCTTTAATTGTAGAACATGCTAAAAATTATTATAAGAAAAAACCTTATGGGGTTAATGACAATATATTAAATAAGTTTAAGAGATGA